The Pseudomonadota bacterium DNA segment TATGACTCAACTTTCTGAGTTACATTGCCAGGTACATATTAGCAGGATGTTCGGGCTTGGCTCATAGCCTGTCTGCCGACAGGCAGGCGGTATTGGCCGCCGAACGAATCACACGAGATGATTCGCGGCGGACAATCGGGGACATTGCTTTAGCGCGCCCCACAGTCTAACTGTTTTTAGATCAACTCAGAAAGTTGAGATTATGATAAAAAAAGTACCGTTCAATTCAGCTTAAGGAATATTTTTATGTTATTACGTCTTGGTCTTATAATAATGTGGCTGATGGTTGGCCTGCTTTTCAGCGGCTCCTCCTTTGCCGCGGGGGAGGCAATCTCCAGGCCTCCACTGGTAGAAAGCCTCCGTCTGACCCGGCCACTTACATTTTGTGGTGAGGCAGTGCCGCTGAATGATCCTGAGGTGCGGGAGCGGATGGAAAAAGAGCTCCTGCTGTCGCTCTGGGATCGGGATCAGGCGATTTTATGGCTAAAGCGATCCAGCCGCTATTTCCCTTTTATCGAAGCCATGCTTTCCCGAGCCGGTCTGCCTGATGAACTGAAGTACGTCGCCCTGGCCGAGAGCGCCTTGAGACCGCATGTTGGTTCACCCAAGGGAGCTATCGGTTTCTGGCAGTTTTTACCGGCAACCGGCCGTCGCTATGGCTTGACCGTCAACAGGTTCATCGATCAACGAAGGAACCTGGCCGCTTCAACCAAGGCCACGATAGCTTATTTTTCGGCGCTTTATACAAAATTCGGCTCCTGGAGTTTGGCGGTGGCGGCATTTAACATGGGGGAGGAGGGGCTGCAGGCGGAAATCCTGGCCCAGGATAGCAACAACTTCTACCGCCTCTACTTGCCGCTGGAAACCCAACGTTACCTGTTTCGAATCCTGGCGGCCAAACTGATCATGACCCAGCCGGAGCGCTACGGATTCCACTTGCAAAACGAGGATTATTATCCTCCCCTTGAGTTTATGACCATCGAAATGACCTGCTACGAAGAAACCAGCCTAACGGTAGTAGCACAAGCGGCACAGACCAATTTCAAGCGGATCAAAGACTTGAATCCGGAGTTACGCGGTCATTATCTGGCACCGGGAACCTACACGTTGGCTATCCCCGAAAACACGCCCCCGGGGTTTCAAGAGCGTTTCAACCAGGGCCACCAAAAATGGAGTCAAAAGAGAAAAGAGCGGCTCTATATAGTCAAGCCCGGCGATAATCTCTCAACCATTGCCGAACAATTTCGCGTCCCCCTGCCCGCGATTCTGATATGGAACCACATCGACCTCAACCGCCCGATTCATCCTGGTGATCGTCTGATCATCTACCCG contains these protein-coding regions:
- a CDS encoding transglycosylase SLT domain-containing protein, with protein sequence MLLRLGLIIMWLMVGLLFSGSSFAAGEAISRPPLVESLRLTRPLTFCGEAVPLNDPEVRERMEKELLLSLWDRDQAILWLKRSSRYFPFIEAMLSRAGLPDELKYVALAESALRPHVGSPKGAIGFWQFLPATGRRYGLTVNRFIDQRRNLAASTKATIAYFSALYTKFGSWSLAVAAFNMGEEGLQAEILAQDSNNFYRLYLPLETQRYLFRILAAKLIMTQPERYGFHLQNEDYYPPLEFMTIEMTCYEETSLTVVAQAAQTNFKRIKDLNPELRGHYLAPGTYTLAIPENTPPGFQERFNQGHQKWSQKRKERLYIVKPGDNLSTIAEQFRVPLPAILIWNHIDLNRPIHPGDRLIIYPVGHRTDSR